Proteins co-encoded in one Plasmodium sp. gorilla clade G2 genome assembly, chromosome: 9 genomic window:
- a CDS encoding peptidyl-prolyl cis-trans isomerase, translating to MGKHKHSKDKLYILQSEYRRDAEIKKKKLKSRGSSFLPFNYCCISLRPFSEPYCDEDGRLYDKKSVLEEMSKDEKDRRIKYSIDIKKLIKANFYKHNNEYICPITRKYFNKHTKIILNKKSGNVYSSEIYKLFHNKNEMFDPITHEKISKEDFIVLQDPLNNKTSHVASHLNDKEKEDNEKKKKNIFAPSIQDNGAIMSILKEMEEAKKEKRKREQQEQEKKKKVCGIIQDYNSDSNESEHSIEKNKLKNKKDDEYNKNIHSTNYDSDSSENEIKIKCTNYSDNKLAQSVTSTISNITYQNSFIYLSENQVHDIIYEKIKANKKNSYIRLITDIGMLNIEIYTHIYPKLCHNFLYLCEYKYYNKTDIFKKQDEKNIVYFGACKKNIHAAASGFYWRKKLKKYKLRNKLNDEIKLQKFKETLMNENSDNDSDIAIKYIKYNDHRQAQKNNTFGNIYLSKYYNQKYSNMFYISVSENYITPDICIGKVVGGSDTLNKLKNLDTSSNSQEQYSLNECIIYTNPFKDVIKEMKENTKTDKKVKNEKEDIETFIDDKNYTENKNDSIGKYIKWKDINKNNEPIDKEEYNNSKSKLNFKNKESFSKPSKMDFSCW from the exons atgggGAAACATAAGCATAGTAAAGATAAGCTATACATTTTACAATCAGAATATCGAAGAGATGctgagataaaaaaaaagaaattaaaatcCCGAGGTTCCTCATTTCTGCCTTTCAATTACTG TTGTATAAGTTTAAGGCCGTTCAGTGAACCTTACTGTGATGAAGATGGAAGACTATATGATAAGAAAAGTGTCTTAGAAGAAATGAGTAAAGATGAAAAAGATAGGAGAATTAAATATTCTATAgatataaagaaattaattaaagccaatttttataaacataataatgaatatatttgtcCTATTACtcgaaaatattttaataaacatacgaaaattattttgaataaGAAAAGTGGTAATGTTTATTCAtctgaaatatataaactatttcataataaaaatgaaatgttTGACCCAATAACTCATGAAAAAATAAGTAAAGAAGATTTTATTGTATTACAAGAtcctttaaataataaaacgaGTCATGTAGCTAGccatttaaatgataaagaaaaagaagacaatgaaaaaaaaaaaaaaaatatatttgctCCGTCTATTCAAGACAATGGTGCAATTATGagtatattaaaagaaatggaagaagcaaaaaaagaaaaaagaaaaagagaacaacaagaacaagaaaaaaagaaaaaagtatGTGGAATAATACAAGATTATAATAGTGATAGTAATGAAAGTGAACATtcaattgaaaaaaataaattaaaaaataaaaaagatgatgaatataataaaaatattcattctACAAATTATGATAGTGATAGCAgtgaaaatgaaataaaaataaaatgtacaAATTATAGTGATAATAAATTAGCACAGAGTGTTACATCTACTATATCTAATATAACTTATCaaaattcttttatttatctttCAGAAAATCAAGTtcatgatataatatatgaaaagataaaagcaaataaaaaaaatagttatATAAGATTAATTACTGATATAGGTATgttaaatatagaaatatatactCATATTTATCCTAAACTTTGTCataatttcttatatttatgtgaatataaatattataacaaaacagatatttttaaaaaacaagatgaaaaaaatattgtttatttcggtgcatgtaaaaaaaatatccatGCAGCAGCTTCTGGATTTTATtggagaaaaaaattaaaaaaatataaattaagaaataaattaaatgatgaaatCAAATTACAAAAATTTAAGGAAACATTAATGAATGAAAATAGTGATAATGATAGTGATATagcaataaaatatataaaatataatgatcaTAGACAAGCTCAGAAAAATAATACTtttggaaatatatatttatctaaatattataaccaaaaatattctaatatgttttatatatctgTATCcgaaaattatataactcCAGACATATGTATAGGAAAAG TTGTTGGAGGAAGTGatacattaaataaattaaaaaatttagatACGTCATCAAATTCTCAG GAACAGTATAGTTTGAATGAATGTATTATTTACACTAATCCATTTAAAGAtgttataaaagaaatgaaggaaaatacaaaaactgataaaaaggtaaaaaatgaaaaggaaGATATAGAAACTTTTATTGATGATAAAAACTAtacagaaaataaaaatgacagtattggtaaatatataaaatggaaagatataaacaaaaataatgaacctattgataaagaagaatataataatagtaaatcaaaattaaattttaaaaacaaaGAATCTTTTTCTAAACCAAGTAAAATGGACTTTTCATGTTGGTAA
- a CDS encoding NifU-like protein, putative: protein MIHFKNAFSYRHSLCMMRTFHFNIYKNVKFSNYITKALNKYIVTKKSTNTRFFSIINNSDYINYINEINKFIDTFEKNIDNKSTNEEHIIPVLEKIKNEKIYKDNEDIMEIISSIKLLIEKRVRPIILNDGGDIKFICFDVDKGIVYVQLEGACVTCAQSEVTLQYMIKNMLTYYISEIKEIKNVSKDGIIL, encoded by the exons atgattcattttaaaaatgcTTTTTCGTATAGACACTCGTTATGCATGATGCGGACTTTCCactttaatatttataaaaatgtgaaATTTTCAAATTACATAACAAAAGCgctaaataaatatatagtgacaaaaaaaagtacaaaCACAAGGTTTTTTtccataataaataattctgattatataaattatataaatgaaataaacaAATTCATTGACacttttgaaaaaaatatagacaaCAAGAGTACTAATGAAGAACACATCATTCCTGTAttggaaaaaattaaaaatgaaaaaatatataaagacaATGAAGATATTATGGAAATTATAAGCagtataaaattattaatagagAAAAGAGTAAGACCAATAATTCTAAATGATGGTGGagatattaaatttatttgttttgaTGTAGATAAAG GTATAGTTTACGTACAGTTAGAAGGAGCATGTGTTACATGTGCACAAAGTGAAGTAACCCTACagtatatgataaaaaacaTGCTAACGTATTATATATCTGAAATTAAAGAGATAAAAAATGTTTCAAAAGATGGCataattctttaa
- a CDS encoding elongation factor Tu, putative — protein MSNKRRGKSLLYDDYDDDFEDYDNYDEKEYCEFDCKEEKKIVNIKQEKDSIKKKGNNNNAKNDTIKKKENINNAKNDKIKKKENINHITNDTIKKKENINNITNDKIKNKENINHITNDKIKNKENIITLQNIKDNNKYIMLNTLNVLVLGHIDAGKSTLIGALLYNLNYVSEQTIKKYEHVRESAKYTYILDEEEDERERNITLFNKRKEFYIYYTKDDIKLAYDIITNENYNNNDEQHKQNIEKNTNETYTNETYTNEICTNKNIYVNKNIYVNKNIYVNKNIFEDFYKRKVIHDDVICIKKINIFDTPGHNELVNNLHTCSFYADCAILVVDANNIYNQKNDETYRNVCILKSVGINNIIIVINKLDLFDYDIKVFEHICSIIKSYFECPKNDSIYEFVFNLNFYVHKKCLQNEKKQKLLERNLLFTPVSAYKNKNIVNFEQNENIPLFNNYLCLYNQIKFMNIEKDLFFFKLCEQILDEQKKDSFTLNSYYNFIKNKNHLFFANNIFFNFDKEKNQFNSIKNVTNEDNHFVGVVQDFTQSNNMIKASIKILHGYLKTKGIPYTLLPWKENVTIKKIETKNDIFYKFINIDQFSILLANTPNIINMIKNSPLLQSKNLTNLDNKNVDKEKNKSNTCKEQNYNISCSNIINHKYNLDQNNFFLLNTIENISELAKYCSIQNEHLNITNDIIDNVYLKIDDNKINNGCILINTETLENEEEQENKKNKENKENKEKCNLSFNTIHNNIFHAIPCNKFKVLIKLNEIRIPLIIGRQYLFYSLNFTHSVTVTNIFSLYKKNISSNSDHLSISSNKLKFVDNKNITDIENYEKNFNKYIHNNNNNFIFYEKLDNKKCLRSHDIGIIEIQVNNNSLICAQYFREELKYFISLDTPFFNIYDFLFFTISPLSRFILSEENQIIASGLILTKS, from the coding sequence ATGAGTAATAAAAGAAGAGGAAAAAGTTTACTGTACGAcgattatgatgatgatttcgaagattatgataattatgatgaaaaagaatattGCGAATTTGATtgtaaagaagaaaaaaaaattgttaatataaaacaagaaaaggatagtattaaaaagaagggaaataataacaatgcCAAAAATGatacaataaaaaagaaagaaaatattaacaatgccaaaaatgataaaataaaaaagaaagaaaatattaaccATATCACAAATGatacaataaaaaagaaagaaaatattaacaatatcacaaatgataaaataaaaaataaagaaaatattaaccATATcacaaatgataaaataaaaaataaagaaaatattatcacattacaaaatattaaagacaacaataaatatataatgctGAACACATTAAATGTACTTGTATTAGGACATATTGATGCTGGTAAATCTACACTTATAGGTGCTTtactttataatttaaattatgttTCTGAACAAACCATAAAAAAGTATGAACATGTCAGGGAAAGTGCgaaatatacttatatattagacgaagaagaagatgaaaGAGAAAGAAACATAActctttttaataaaagaaaagaattttatatatattataccaaAGATGATATAAAGTTAgcatatgatattataacaaatgaaaattataataataatgatgaacaacataaacaaaatatagaaaaaaatacaaatgaaacatatacaaatgaaacatatacaaatgaaatatgtacaaataaaaatatttatgttaataaaaacatttatgttaataaaaatatttatgttaataaaaacatatttgaagatttttataaaagGAAAGTTATACATGATGatgttatatgtattaaaaagataaatatatttgatacaCCTGGTCATAACGAATTAGTAAATAATTTACATACATGCAGTTTTTATGCAGATTGTGCTATATTAGTAGTTGATgcgaataatatatataaccaaaAGAACGATGAAACATATAGGaatgtatgtattttaaaaTCTGTAggaattaataatatcattatagtAATCAACAAATTAGATTTATTTGATTATGATATAAAAGTGTTTGAACATATATGTTCTATTATTAAATCATATTTTGAATGTCCTAAAAATGATAGTATTTATGAATTTGTTTTTAATCTTAATTTTTATGTACATAAAAAATGTctacaaaatgaaaagaaacaaaaattattagaaaggaatttattatttacaccTGTTTCagcttataaaaataaaaatattgtaaactttgaacaaaatgaaaacataCCATTATTCAATAATTATCTATGTTTATATAACCAAATtaaatttatgaatatagaaaaagatttatttttctttaaattatGTGAACAAATTTTAGacgaacaaaaaaaagattctTTCACAttaaattcatattataattttattaaaaataaaaatcatttattttttgcaaataatatcttttttaattttgataaggaaaaaaatcaATTCAATTCAATCAAAAATGTAACAAATGAAGATAACCATTTTGTAGGTGTAGTTCAAGATTTTACTCAatcaaataatatgataaaagctagtattaaaatattacatgGTTATCTAAAAACAAAAGGTATACCTTATACTTTATTACCATGGAAAGAAAATGTcaccataaaaaaaattgaaacaaaaaatgatatcttttataaatttataaatattgacCAATTTTCAATTCTTTTAGCAAATACAccaaatataattaatatgatTAAAAATAGCCCTCTTCTACAATCAAAAAATCTAACAAatttagataataaaaatgtagataaagaaaaaaataaatcaaatacATGTAAGgaacaaaattataatatatcatgttcaaatattataaatcataaatataatttggatcaaaacaatttttttcttttaaataccATTGAAAATATATCAGAACTAGCCAAATATTGCTCCATCCAAAATGAACACTTAAATATAACTAATGATATCATTGATAATGTGTACCTTAAaattgatgataataaaataaataatggttgtattttaataaatacagAAACATTAGAAAACGAGGAAgaacaagaaaataaaaagaataaagaaaataaagagaaTAAGGAAAAATGTAACTTATCATTTAATacaatacataataatatttttcatgcCATCCCTTGTAACAAATTTAaagtattaataaaattaaatgaaatacGAATTCCACTTATTATAGGTAGacaatatcttttttattctttaaattttACACATAGTGTAACTgttacaaatattttttctctttataaaaaaaatattagttCAAATTCTGACCATTTGTCAATTTcatcaaataaattaaagtttgttgataataaaaatataacggatattgaaaattatgaaaaaaattttaacaaatatattcataataataataataattttatattttatgaaaaacttgataataaaaaatgtttacGTAGTCATGATATAGGTATTATAGAAATACaagttaataataattctctTATTTGTGCACAATATTTCAGAGaggaattaaaatattttatttctttagatacaccattttttaatatttatgattttctcttttttacCATTTCACCATTGTCtcgttttattttatctgaAGAAAATCAAATAATTGCCAGTGGATTAATATTAACAAAATCATGA